CATTTGCTGAGaatgtggatctatgtgcttgcggGTATAACAAACTACAACTGATGTTTTGATTATGGTGGTTTTGATGATGGAATCGATGTTTAGTGGAATTCTGATGCTTGATCCTTTGATTTATCATGATGATATCTTTCTGTTTTTTTCTAGATGATGACGCTTATCTTGAAGTTATCTCGAGCCTTATCAGGAGAAGACCGAAGGTTCCAGTATAGTATGAAAGTCAAAGATTATGTAAGCCAGGAACTTGAAGCCTTAAAGTGGTGAAATAAAGGAAGTGTAAAAGCTCGTCTGGTCGATTGTTCACATAACACAGTGTCAGAGTATTGTAAAATGTTAGAGTAACTCATTAGTTACCAAGGTAACTCTAACATACTCACCAAACGCTTGTTAGGCCCATATTATTTTGGTAAAACCAACAGAAAATGCTTTGCACAAGTAGCTAGTTGGTTATTGGTTCAAATAATCCTTTACGAGTGTAATTTATACTAGATAATCAATTAGCACATTATTGTTAATCAATCATCCCATTTGTAATGTATCATACTTGATTAGTAGGACTTTTTAGTTGATTAGTGACAacactatttaaaaatatttcatatttaaattacaTAATCAATAATTGATTATAATCTTTAAAAGTCTCATGAACTCTTTCTATTTTTTAACCATTTTTTCTACTATAAAAAAGGGTGCCTCCTCACTTTTAAACACACTAGATTTCAATCATCATTTACTCAATTTCACCTCTCTCTCTTTTTTACTCCCTCTGGTCCTTAATATAAGAAgatttttgaaagattttttgGTCCTAATTATAAGAAAAAGCACAACTTTTAATGTCTTTTTTCTCTTTAAATGTCATTTTTACCCTTAATGATAGTTTTTACTCTATTAAGTTTCCAATGCAACAACCTTTGAATACAAGCTACATATATACACGCTACATACTTTTTAAccaaagatttttgaaaatgaaaaagagataGAATAGATGTTGTAAGCTAGTGCATGAACTTTTAACCAAGTTGTTCTATAAATACCCATTTTAGAGCTTTTGAGATTTAAGTGTAAAATGAGTTCCATGAAAGAAACTTTTCATGTTCACACTCTAAAAGAAAATAGAGAGCATGCAAGCAAAACTCAGGTGAAGAACTTCTTTGATTTGAATAAGTTACCAGAGGAGTTTAATGAAGTAGCTGAAGAGATTGTTGAGGATTCAATGGACAAAAGTGAAGCAAATTTTTCTGATATGAAGGTGGAGTTTGATGTCAACAAATACCCAAACAAAGGCTATGATTTTGGGTTTGAAAGTGAAGCTTTGAACAATGAGGTTTTTACTATGCTAAAGATATATCTGGACCATTTCTACTAGGTATTGAAAGATCAACATGGAATTAATATGAGTTGCTagttttttgaagattttgtaACTTGTTAGTATTtggatattttttttctttatgtaATGGATTGAGCAACAATGTACTGTCATGATTTTCTGTTTTGAACTAATGTTGTTTTAGCAACAATTTATTGCCATGATTTTCTATTATAAATTGGTGTCTTTTTAAGCAACACTATCATATATTGATGCAAGTTATACATTTGTTAACATGCATGTTATGATTTTCTATTCACTTATATATGGCTATGGATAAACAACAACATGCTATGGATAAAAAGTTTTGGTTGGTCTGTGTCTatatataaaaatgatataataaaATTTACCATTTCATTATAAAAAATCTTCATTAACAGTAACTTTATACCATACACAAGTTCATCCATTAATTCATAAAACACATAAATAAGAATATGTGTGTTTATCATTAacacataaaaatataaacaaaatgcaTAGCATAAAATTGGCTATTCTTTTTTTAGTTAGATAAATTATCCAGTAGTAGCATATGCATGTCTAGCTAATGAATCTAATTAATTTACATAAATTTTTCTTCATAACCACATAGATCAAtatcaaaatatttatatttaaaaccaAACGTTATCATATGCTTAAGAAGCATTTACATTTTCTAGATACTGAGTAACCTCTTGAATAAATGATAAATCACAACTCAATTGACTTGGTAATCTACCTTGGTTATACATAGCATCTTTTTTCATGTGAGGAATTTTGTATTTGTTTGAGCCCTTGGCCTTCATTATTTCAACCATACAAGATTGAAGAGTCATGAAAATTTTATCAGATTGTTTTATAGAaaattcatcaaatgatttttccACTGCCTTAATAAGATCATCCACTGTTTTTGTTGATTCCTTATGTTGTAAATACTGAATGGCATTGAAaaatcctaagtccaaaatatttaaatcaggAGAATTTGGTGGTTGACAAGTTAACTGAATATGAAACTCACCTTCATTTGCTGCTTGAAAAAATCTTCATCATCTTTATCAACATGAGACTTTGCATTATCTTGTTGAATGAGTATTATATTCCCTTCATCTTCCTTTGGCCATACATTCTTGATGGCTGGTAAAACATGATTAATTAGGAACATCTTATTCACTTCTCTTGTCACAGATGCTATGAGCTTATTTTCTAGTGTCCCTGCAACCCTATTAGCGCTAGATCTTTTGGCTGGTTGTTCATTCACAAAAGGAAATATTTCAATCTTTCCTGAGAATGTCTCATTTCCTTCGCTATCAAACCTAGGTCTAGCCACTGCAGCTAAGAACATAACCTTACTTATAAAGTTTTTGCTTTTGCATGTTCTGTGTGGCTCATCCTCGTCCGGAAGCAAGTAATAATTGGTGGATTTTTTCATCATATAAAACCATTTTTCATCAATGAATACAATATTATCCATAGATTTAAACTTTGGTTCATGTGGTATGCTTCTATCGTCGACCATTGGCAAACAATAATTTAGACGAGATATCATGTTGTCATCGTTTAAATACGGCTTGAGTGCATTTGAATGACGACGTATAACTCTGGCCTTTTGCAATCTTATCAATGATGTTTTGCTAATACCCAAAGCACACTCTAGAGATCAAAGTGTTGTTCGCTTTGACAATGGAACTTCGTGTAATTTTTTAGGGTCTATTTGAATTCTTTTCCTTCCACAATTAATTGTTTTCTTGTGACAAGCATCACCCATTTCCTTTACTTTATTCCAAATACGATAAATGACACTCGTGTGTACATTATATAGTGAAGCAACTCGCTTTATCAGTCCCAGATAAATTTTACCTTGATTACTTGACACGTCTAAAATATGACATATAGCCCTCCTCTGTTCATTTGGTAAAAACTTGCGCTTTTTTACTAAGCTACATTCACCTGTAAAATGACAATATTTTTGCATAAAGTAcacataatataaataataaaataaattcatagcATGAAAAGGAAAATAATCACAAGATAACTTATGCACATAAAGGCAATAAGAAGCTCAAACATAAGTTGTGGTCTTAATGAAGTATTAATGAATTAGGAGGAAGAGAAATGATGAATATCTCATGTTGCGGCTCTTACACTTGACAAGTTAAGTTATCATTCTATTCACAAGGTAAGAAAAATAAACTCATAACATGATAAGAGAACCAAACACATGcaaatatacataaataaataaataaaaatataaatatgaataaaaaatcttATCTAATCTAATCTCTAAAACTAATAAATTTAAAGTAATCCAAAAAActaaaatgaaaatattaaattaagtgAGACTTTTAGTCTAAGCACTTTGTATACATGAGTAGTTTCTACTAACCTTCATATTCATTCATGAAAGAATCATTTTCATTAGCGTCATCTTGAAGACAAGGCCGTCTCAATTTTTTAGAGGCCCTGTGTAGATTAGTTGTGTTTCAACCATGACAAAACAATTAGAGGCCCTATTTACCTCCATTTTAATAGTGGCAAAGATTTACGAGGCCCTATTTAGTTAGGATTTAATCGtaaaaaatttgag
The window above is part of the Vicia villosa cultivar HV-30 ecotype Madison, WI unplaced genomic scaffold, Vvil1.0 ctg.001062F_1_1, whole genome shotgun sequence genome. Proteins encoded here:
- the LOC131633000 gene encoding uncharacterized protein LOC131633000; translated protein: MDNIVFIDEKWFYMMKKSTNYYLLPDEDEPHRTCKSKNFISKVMFLAAVARPRFDSEGNETFSGKIEIFPFVNEQPAKRSSANRVAGTLENKLIASVTREVNKMFLINHVLPAIKNVWPKEDEGNIILIQQDNAKSHVDKDDEDFFKQQMKYLQHKESTKTVDDLIKAVEKSFDEFSIKQSDKIFMTLQSCMVEIMKAKGSNKYKIPHMKKDAMYNQGRLPSQLSCDLSFIQEVTQYLENVNAS